A window of Lemur catta isolate mLemCat1 chromosome Y, mLemCat1.pri, whole genome shotgun sequence contains these coding sequences:
- the LOC123629082 gene encoding LOW QUALITY PROTEIN: claudin-34-like (The sequence of the model RefSeq protein was modified relative to this genomic sequence to represent the inferred CDS: substituted 1 base at 1 genomic stop codon): MPLLSNSANRQVAGFVIATTGXILSSTSMGLVEWRVWHMDDPSFFPTGLACVRMWRVCIYHHHTNISTAKFCHQYTYYDDFLPLDSRIAQHLMLLASILGLMGRGFSIYALWNVYVGILQRHDACHAFVVSGTLNMIAGVCIIIAVLQNYYSITNLQGIAFLPSFQLPFKSDTQETGSTAFVASLGAFLMLLRRLFFSLTNFPQTSK; the protein is encoded by the coding sequence ATGCCCTTGCTCAGCAATAGTGCCAATCGCCAAGTAGCAGGTTTTGTTATTGCCACCACAGGATAGATCCTGTCCTCAACTTCCATGGGCCTCGTGGAGTGGCGAGTGTGGCACATGGACGACCCCTCGTTCTTCCCCACTGGCCTTGCCTGTGTGCGAATGTGGAGAGTCTGCATCTACCACCATCACACCAACATCAGCACAGCCAAATTTTGTCATCAGTACACCTACTATGATGACTTTCTCCCTCTCGACAGTCGTATTGCTCAACACCTCATGCTGCTTGCCAGCATACTAGGGCTCATGGGGAGAGGCTTCAGCATCTATGCACTTTGGAATGTATATGTGGGAATTCTTCAAAGGCATGACGCCTGCCATGCATTTGTTGTTTCAGGGACTCTGAACATGATTGCTGGTGTCTGTATCATAATTGCCGTGCTCCAGAATTACTACTCTATCACAAATTTACAGGGGATTGCCTTTCTGCCATCTTTCCAACTGCCGTTCAAGTCAGATACTCAGGAAACCGGGAGTACCGCCTTCGTGGCAAGTCTAGGTGCCTTCCTGATGCTGTTACGTAGGTTGTTTTTCTCTCTTACCAATTTCCCCCAGACATCCAAGTGA